In the Setaria italica strain Yugu1 chromosome VI, Setaria_italica_v2.0, whole genome shotgun sequence genome, one interval contains:
- the LOC101758702 gene encoding probable ubiquitin receptor RAD23, which yields MKVADIKKLIETTQGQNVHPADGQVFIHQGKVLKDETTLEENKVLENDFIIIALCKSVSSSYIPEGMETKEWGGIDRETDERCCHGKRPRRLLCWDGKNTILVARLG from the exons ATGAAG GTTGCTGATATTAAAAAGCTCATTGAGACCACACAAGGGCAGAATGTCCACCCAGCTGACGGACAGGTGTTTATTCATCAAGGGAAAGTTCTAAAAGATGAGACGACACTTGAAGAGAACAAAGTTCTGGAGAATGACTTCATCATTATAGCGCTGTGCAAG AGTGTTTCCTCTAGTTACATCCCTGAAGGAATGGAGACTAAGGAATGGGGTGGTATTGATCGTGAAACCGATGAGAGGTGCTGCCATGGAAAGCGTCCAAGGCGCCTCTTATGTTGGGATGGCAAGAACACTATCTTGGTTGCCCGCTTAG GGTAA
- the LOC101758013 gene encoding protein FLX-like 3: MAGRHRVPRHYEEPRGYRDAPPPPLARTRVVSPRRLEEELSSRRAEMRRIREENQRLADEIVGLRQTIPHMKEDLHASSQAVPKLRADKELESRELTQRNLKLEAELRALEPLRQDALHLRSEAGKLQSLRQELAAKVQGLLKELEHHKSESQKIPAMIAERDALRQELIQARAALEYEKNAKPELTAQVQAMEKDLVAMAQEAEKLRADIAKRRAPSFSSHGTYGAPVSTPGMGLQGMYDGGYSSIGSRYGTGPWGSHDLHGYPHP, translated from the exons ATGGCAGGAAGACACCGTGTACCCCGCCACTATGAGGAGCCTCGAGGATATCGTgatgctccacctcctccccttgCACGAACAAGGGTTGTCTCTCCACGTCGCTTGGAGGAGGAATTGTCTAGTCGTCGTGCTGAGATGCGCAGAATCCGTGAAGAAAATCAGCGTCTGGCAGATGAAATCGTTGGTCTCAGGCAAACCATACCTCATATGAAAGAAGATCTCCATGCCTCAAGTCAGGCTGTACCTAAGCTCCGGGCAGACAAAGAACTTGAATCAAGGGAGCTAACTCAGAGGAATCTGAAGCTGGAAGCTGAGCTACGTGCCTTAGAACCCCTTAGGCAAGATGCTTTGCATCTGCGATCTGAAGCAGGTAAACTACAGTCTTTGAGGCAAGAGCTGGCTGCAAAGGTTCAGGGTCTATTAAAAGAGCTTGAGCATCATAAATCTGAAAGCCAGAAGATACCTGCTATGATAGCCGAGCGTGATGCTCTGCGGCAAGAACTGATTCAGGCTAG GGCAGCACTTGAGTATGAGAAGAATGCAAAGCCAGAACTGACAGCACAGGTGCAAGCAATGGAGAAGGATCTTGTAGCTATGGCTCAGGAGGCTGAGAAGCTGAGGGCTGATATTGCAAAAAGAAGGGCACCTA GTTTCAGCAGTCATGGAACTTATGGCGCACCTGTGTCAACTCCTGGGATGGGTTTGCAAGGCATGTATGATGGTGGCTATTCTTCGATTGGGAGTCGCTATGGCACTGGGCCTTGGGGATCGCATGACCTCCATGGTTATCCACACCCGTAA